DNA from Triticum aestivum cultivar Chinese Spring chromosome 7D, IWGSC CS RefSeq v2.1, whole genome shotgun sequence:
AGATGCAGCCGCCCGTCGGCTCCCCCACCGCCGCTCCCCAATCCGAGACCCAGCACCCGCTGTCTCCCCCCGATCCCTCCTCTCCCCCCGCGCCCGCACCGGCGCCGGCCCCGGCCCCCGAGGCGGCGGCCGATCCGCCCTCGTCCGCGCCCGCCCTGGCGCCGGTGCAGCTGCAGCCGCAGCAGCAGCACAAGACCGTCACGTGGAGCGAGAAGCTCACGTCCGAGTCGCCCACCTAcgtgccggccgccgcctccgcagaGGCCAGCCAGTACGTCTCCCgcgggcccgccgcctcctcctccaaggGTAACCGCCCGCTGATCCGGCCTCCGCCACGCTCGGTTTAGCACGGTACCCTCGGTTCTGATCCCCGTTTTCGGTGTCGGTGTGCCGCAGGCGCGGTGGAGGCGATGAAGGACACGCTGTCGAGGTGGGGGAAGTCCATGGCGGAGACCACCAGCATGGTCGAGAGCCTCAGCCGCGACACGTGGCAGCACTGTGAGATCTCAGCGCCCTAACCCCCCTACGTCTCCTTGGGGAATATACTTTACTCTGTTCTTTGTTTGTTCTGTGAGATTCATTTCTTGAGGGGCGGGGTTGGGTGCCATGGGCCAAGGTTCTAGGCTTTTCGTAGCTTTTTAAGGATGGATGAAATGATGAGTACCGAATAAAGTTGTAAAGTAAAACCCCAGGAGATTCCTTCATGTAGTTGTGGGGATTGGAATAGCTGGTGGAGAAGGATGTGTATCTTTGTCCTGAGAAAAGAAAGTACCTAAATATTGGGTGTAGTTTCCCCAAAACTTATAATTCTGCTGATAAACTTAATCAGAGTTCTCAGATAGTTCAGTATTTGTTTCCTAGGAGTAGCCAAGTAGTCAATATCCATAGGAAATTTCCAATTTCCAGTATATAGCATACTTAATCGTTTCAAACGAGCATATGCATATAGTCGCAGCATACTTAATCAGAGTTCTCAGATAGTTCAGTATTTGTTTCCTAGGAGTAGTTAATATCCATATAAGATTTCCAGTATATACAAATACTTAATCGTTTCATACTTATGGAGATAACATACTTAATCATTTTTGTATATCCAGTTCCCTCACGTGTCTGAACTCTGTGATGTTTCTACTGATGGAATAGTCGCAGTGGCATTAAGTATAAGAGATTTAACCAATGAATTCTTCATTTCAAACGAGCATATGCATATAGGTTGTCCTTCCTGTAAATTAGCACACATTCCTTGGGAAGAATGGAAACCACTTAAGGAGAAACATGCCATATTAACATTAGATTTGCTCCCACCTTTTAGATACCAACCTTCTTGAGGGGCCTAGGGTTAAACACCTAGCTCTGTAGAACCAGCAATATATTTTGTATGTTAGTTTATTTTGTACCAGCAGACTTATAAGAAGGGGGAAAGTGAAACTTGTAGCTGTACTGGCGGCCTTTTTCATCTTTTGAATAATTAAATAACCATAATAAATTTCCAGTATGTAGTATGCTTAGTCATTTATGCAGAGGAAGAACTAGTGATTGGACGTTTCTCCTATTTATCCAGTTTACGAAGAGCAGCGCTAACTTATTAGAGATCAACTACTCGCTTCACCTATGCAAATCAGCATCTGCATGTGTAGTTATACGCAATTAGCACGGGTTCCTTTGGACAAATAGAGATTACTTAATGAGAATCTGTGACATGTTGACAATGACATCAGATCTGCACTTACCTTTAGGTAATAACCTTCCAGTTAGGGGCTTAGGGGTAATCATCTAGCTCCAGAGAACCAGTGATACATTTTAAATGCCCATTTGTTATGGAAATAGCAATCTTTCTCTACAGAAGATTCAAGACTTCATACAGTTGGGTGCACATTTGTTGCATCAGCCACAGTATATTCTGTGTTCAATTATGCTTCGAACTGAAGATGAGGATCTCACGATCATTGCGTCTTGAATAACCTCCTAATGGAGTTTTTTGAGATCGTTAACTTGACATATAGAATGACAAAGTTTTGGTACTTTGTAGATACTAAGTTAAGAATCTCTCTTGCCTTCTGTAACATGTCCAGTCCAATGTTTTGCATGATCTTGTATTCACCAAGGAATATACGCATGTGTTGGACTGGCAGAACTACAGTTGATATGATGAGTTTAATACTCCTtgcgtaaagaaatataagagcgtttagatcactaaagtagtgatctaaactctcttacatttctttacagagggagtaattaatACCTTCTACACTCGCTGTTAACATGGTATGCTGTATGTCTGACAGTACAACCTTTTTCTCTCAAACAGTCAAGACAGGGCCTAGTTTTACTGAGGCTGCTATGGGACGGCTTGCTCAAGGAACAAAGGTCTTAGCGGAAGGTGGCTATGAAAAAATATTTAAACAGACGTTCGAGATTCTGCCGGATGAGCAGCTGAAAATGTCTTACGCGTGCTATCTATCAACATCTGCTGGCCCTGTCATGGGAGTTATGTACATTTCTACAGCTAAAATTGCATTCTGCAGTGACAATCCTCTTTCTTACAAGGCGGGAAATAAAACAGAATGGAGTTACTACAAGGTACGGGTTATTCACTTCCTCGTAACATCTGTCTAGGTCTGTATTTTGTATTTCATGTAGTGCAGCTTATTGCATGAATGGCAGAAGTGTTATTGGTTCAGAGGTAAAGGTAGTTAGTGATCTTTGAATTTTTATTTGTTGAGGAAGGAAAATAGAAGGAAAGGTGGGCACTTAAGCGATGATGCTTGTTTTACACATTTCTAGCTCCATCCAGTTTATATATTAATTGCTAGTACATGTTTATGCATATCCTTCGTACTAAATTGTTGTTCTCCTTTCCAAAAAAACAGGTGGTCATTCCTCTTCATCAGCTAAGAACAGCCAATCCTTCAGTGAGCAAAGTAAATCCTGCTGAAAAGTACATCCAGGTTGTCTCGGTTGAAGGGCATGAGTTCTGGTTCATGGGTTTCCTGATGTACGACAAGGCTGTGTCCAGCCTGCAAGAAGCCCTTGACGGTGCTCGGGAGTTGCAACCATAGGTAGATATCAGACGGAAGTTTCAGTTACTTCAGCCTGTAACATCCCCAGGGGCATCGTCAGTTCTCCATTCGATGTCTTCCGCTCTGAGCATCTCCTGTTTAAGACACATCCTTCATGCTGTGCCCCTTGGAGCTTTCGGTTCGGTACACTCACGAGCTTGTATACGTGTTTGAAGTGTTTGTTCTTGTTCATTGCGTACCCCGTGTTGTAATGATGATGACATATATGGGAAAAACATCGGAGCTGTCCATTTTAAATGCCTTGTGTTATCAATATTTAACTGTGACAGTGTAGGGTGTTTACTGGTACTCTGGTAGGCACCCAGGTCAGGGCATGCTTGGGCTGAACTGAGGGTAAGATGACAATTCTGAAGGAAATTTGCAATTCGGGTAGTTGGTGTCTTCTTTCTTTCGGGGAAACCGGGATAGTTGGATGAAGCTTTTGGTTCATGCAGCACGCAGTAGATTCTCCAAGCACATAAGACCATCTCCGGTTGGACAACCAAAACCTTCTTTATATGTCCGGTGGACAGTCCGAACACTTGTGTTCAAACAAAAAACATACTACCTCCAATGAAGACCCCCTAATACCGAGTGGGGACGTCCATATGAACCTATTGCTATCACGGCATGGTACTTATGGTTTGAGCGAAGAAAGCTTACCCATGGAGGTCAGACCCAGAATGCTGCCCAAATTCATGGTTTGAGCGAAGAAAGCTTACCCATGGAGGTCAGACCCAGAATGCTGCCCAAATTCAGTTAGCTGTGAGGGCCCTTGCAGCAAACTTTGTGACCGCTTGTAAACCCAAGGCAAAGGTGCGAGTTGCAACCTGGACTAGACCAAGAGCAGGCTACATGAAGCTTAACGTGGATGCCGGCTTTCGGTGCTGTCCTCCGGGACCACAAGGGCAAATTTGTGGCAGCAGCAAATGAACGGTTGAGTCTCTGTTATGATCCATTTTCGGCTGAAGCAATTGCAGTCAGATTTGGATTAAATCTAACTAAGATGGTGGGGTGCAGTAAATTAGAAGTGATGTCAGATAATGTGGAAGTGGTCTCGGCCTTGAAAGATGGTACTTCTAGCTCAGTTGCAAGTGCTATTTTCGATGACTGTTATTATATGTCATCAGATTTTAATCACGTTGTGTATGATCATTGTAATAGGGAGAGCAACCAGGTCGCTCATGAACTAGCTAGGCTAGCTAAATACTCTCCCCCTAGTATCTGGATGGATTCTCCTCCGAATGAGGTGGTTCCCTTGGTTGTAAACGATGCTACTCTATTGACTGAATAAAGGGGGAACCAGGTTTTAAAAAAACccgtttataaaaaaaatgcattttaaacCCGTTTTAAAATGCCAAAAACATTGAAACAAAATTTAATGTATACATCTTCGCAACATGTGTGTGAGGTACAAGGTTTCGTGAAAAAATCTCTTTTGTTTTGCctccgcaaaaaagaaaaaaattagtgCTTTTAAATAGCGTTCCACAAcacatttttttgtcttttttgcacaaatCAAAGAAAAAAAAATTGCGAATACGCGGGATgcgtatcattccattgatagaGGGGAGAACGAAAATACATGGTAGCAATCGCCGTAGAGCGTACACTAGAAAGGCGCTTACGAGGGTGCTGGTGAGCATCGGTAGAAGGGGTTGCTCAGCCCCAGGTACAAGGGATGAGGTTACATGTATGATGTTGCATAGGTCTCTAGCACCTGTCTTGGCCGAGGTGCGAGCTTCCTCCTGTATAGTGTGCAACAGGTGGGTATGCATTGGTGTCACGCCATCGAAGATGCAGGCGTTGCGGTGCTTTCAAATAGTCCAAGCAGTGAGAGCAATAAGGGATCCCAATGCTTTGGGATGGCTCGCCGGGGATGCATGAAGAGTCGAGGACCACCACTGGAAGAGATCGACCGTACCGTCCGGAGGCTGGACGGTGAGTCGGCATCAGTGAAAAATGTCATGCCAGACGAAGCGGGAGACGTGGCAACCGACGAGGAGATGGTGCATGGTCTCGTCCTCCTGGTCGCACATGATGCACGGGAGGTTGTGCGTCAGCCCATGGCGGGCGAGACGAGCAGCGATCCAACATCGGTCGAGGCCAGCTAGACACAGAAAAAGCTTGACAGCCAGCGGTCTCGGGAAAAAGTAGTTTTTCCCTGAAACTTTCTACGTGCGCATAGAATATGAAGATGTATGCGTGAAATTTTTCTTATATTTTTTTGGCATTTAAAAATGAGTTTTCTGAAGTGGGTTCATATGTCCATGGTTCATCCATGTAGTTTCCCCTTAATCCCTTGGTTTGATTGTTCTCTTCTCAAACCCAATCTATGTATGGGGAGGGAATGGAGTAGAGGTGTCTGGACATGACCAGACAGTCTGTCACGTTGTACCCGGTTCATCTCGAACCACCTTCGCTCTTCCTTTTTTTGTCTCCTCTCTCTCCATTTCACTAATCATATGCATATGTTTGAACAACTTAAGGTTTAAATTCCTTTAAAAAACTTAAGGTTTAAATTGAGGAGTGTTGTTGTGTATCGAGAGCAATGAGGATTTGGAGCCGAGCTGCGATGCTCTAAGAAAAGAAGCACAAAAGTTGTGCATTCCGATTGATTCGAGTATatagcaaaaaactaccacattacaaGCTATGTCTacaaaaaatatcatttttttaatCTTTCAAAAATCTATCACAAAATTGGTTCGTTGTTCCAAAAAAACCCAAATGACCAGATGCTTTAGAATTAATCTGGTTTATGACAGGTCAGGCCCGCTCCTAAACAAACCGTCAGTTGACtgtttgtttgaccgttaacttacatatgggtcccacatgtaagtgctATCTCTCTCCCTTATCTTTcttctctccctcttcttcccTGTCACTTTTTCGAGCCATTGCCGGGCACCACCACGGGCTGCCGCAGCCAGCACCACGCCCCGCGCAGCCACGGCCGCCACCGCCAGGGCCGGCCACCACCACGCCATGGACACGAAGAAGATGGAAAGAGGGCGGCGGATGGGCGGCTCAGAGCGGCTCGCTGGTGGTCGGAGTCGAGCTCGTACTACATGGCAGTacccacgccgccgtcgcctgcttCACTCGACGCCGCCgcagagaggaggaggagctccgcgccgccggacgccacCAGGACATGCCTCGCTTAGCTCCGCGCCAGCAGGACGTGGCTCTGCTTAGCTCCGCCCAgcagagaggaggaggagctccgcgccgCTGGACAACTCGAGCACGGGCGGGGAGAAGCCAGGGAGCACGGCCGGTTCCAGCCCGCTGCCGCTACTGATTCCCGCCGGCCACGGCTGTCACGGCCAGCAGCCATCTACTACAAGCGTGGTGCCGGACGGCTCCGACGAggagctcgccggcgagggcctgattgcttcttttttatttttagggacccgattgctttttgtATTTTTTTCAGGGGCGTGATTGTTGTTAGTTTTTATTGTAGGGACCCGATTGCATGTCAAAAAATATTTGGCTTGTCAATGGTCAACCTAACGGTCATACCTAACGGTCCACCTGACGGGTGGACCCGAGCTGTCATAATAACGTTTAAAGTTAACCAACATAGTCATCAGTGCAATATAGTAGTTTTTTGGAACAACGAACCAATTTTGTGGTAGTTTTTTAAAAGATTAAAAAAATGGTAGTGTTTTTTTAGACATAGcctgtaagagcatctacaaccggacctctcAAACCGTCTCAAACGCCCGGGCAGGCCGCACGGTCACGATTTTTTAACCCAGACGGGCCTCTCAAACGGCCTTCAAACGCCCGGGCTGAGCGACACcctccatatccagcccaaatatggggtggATATGGGGCGCGCGGCACGcctgccacgtcggatccgatagCCCGACCCACCCCaaattgctgaaggaaatatgccctagagcagtGGCGAAGCCACACTTGACCTGTGAGGTCAATTGACTACACAGATTTCTGTAAATACATCATACAACAAGTAGAAATCAGGCAACAAAATCTTATAAATACATACTACATTTGATTACACAACACCCAATTGACTACACATGATATGATTCCTGGCACCGCcactgccctagaggcaataataaagttattatttatttccttatatcatgataaatgtttattattcattctagaattgtattaaccggaaacttagtacatgtgtgaatacatagacaaaaacagagtgtccctagtatgcctctacttggctagcttgtttgtcaaagatggttatgtttcctaaccatagacatgtgttgtcatttgatgaacgggatcacatcatcattaggagaatgatgtgatggacaagtctCATTCGTTAGCTTagtattatgatcgttacagtttcattgctactgctttcttcatgacttatacatgttcctcagactatgagattatgcaactcccgaataccggaggaacaccttgtgtgctatcaaacgtcacaacgtaactgagtgattataaagatgctctacaggtgtctctgaaggtgtttgttgggttggcatagatcgagattagcatttgtcactctgtgtttcggagaggtatctctgggccctctcggtaatgctcatcactataagccttgcaagaaatgtgactaatgagttagttgcgggatgaagtattacggaacgagtaaagagacttgccggtaacgagattgaactaggtatgatgatagcgatgaatgaatctcgggcaagtaacataccgatgacaaagggaacaacgtatgttgttatgcggtttgaccgataaagatcttcgtagaatatgtaggagccaatatgagcatctaggttccgctattggttgttgaccggagatgtgtctcggtcatgtctacatagttctcgaacccgtagggtccgcacgcttaacgttcgatgacgatttgtattatgagttatgtgatttgatgaccgaagtttgttcggagtcccggatgagatcacggacatgacgaggagtctcgaaatggtcgagaggtaaatattgatatattggaaggctatattcggacatcagaaaggttcccagtgattcgggtatttttcggagtaccggagagttacgagaattcgccgggggaagtagtgggccttaatgggccatacgggaaaggagagaagggctccaaggggtggccgcgccccccccatgggctggtccaaattggactaggagggggcgcgaccccctccttccttctcccctcttcctccttcccttccttcgcctagttggaataggaaaggggggggttgaatcctacttggaccgggagtccaagtaggactcccccctttggcgcgccccttctagggccggcctcctcttcctccctcctttatatacgtgggcagggggcaccccaaaggcactcaagatttgacttagccgtgtgcggtgcccccctccacagttttgcacctcggtcatatcgtcatagtgcttaggcgaagccctaacttcatcatcaccgtcaccacgccatcgtgctgacgaaactctccctcggcctcagctggatcaagagttcgagggacgtcaccgagctgaacgtgtgcagatcgcggaggtgcagtacgttcggtacttgatcggttggatcgcgaagacgttcgactacatcaaccgcgttactaaacgcttccgctttcggtctacgagggtacgtggacacactctccccgctcgttgctatgcttctactagatagatcttgcatgatcataggatttttttgaaatactacgttccccaacagtggcatccgagccaggtctatgtgtagatgttatatgcgcgagtagatcacaaagagttgtgggcgataatagtcatactgcttaccagcatgtcatactttgattcggtggtattgttggatgaagcggcccggactgacattacgcgtacacttacgcgagactggttctaccgacgtgctttgcacataggtggctagcgggtgtcagtttctccaactttagttgaatcaagtgtggctacgcccggtccttgttgaaggttaaaacaacacacttgacgaaaaattgttgtggttttgatgcgtatgtaagaacggttcttgctcagcccgtagcatccacgtaaaacttgcaacaacaaagtagaggacgtctaacttgtttttgcagggcatgttgtgatgtgatatggtcaagacatgatgctaaattttattgtatgagatgatcatgttttgtaacagagttatcggcaactagcaggagccatatggttgtcgctttattgtatgaatgcaaacaccctgtaattgtttttactttatcactaagcggtagcgatagtcgtagaagcaatagttggcgagacgacaacgatgctacgatggagatcaaggtgtcgcgccggtgacgatggtgatcatgacggtgctttggagatggagatcaaaggcacaagatgatgatggccatatcatatcacttatattgattgcatgtgatgtttatcctttatgcatcttattttgcttagttcggcggtagcattataagatgatctcactaaaatttcaaggtacaagtgttctccccgagtatgcactgttgtgaaagttcgtcgtgccgagacaccacgtgatgatcgggtgtgataagctctacgttcacatacaacgggtgcaagccagttttgcacacgcagaatactcgggttaaacttgacgagcctagcatatgcagatatggcctcggaacactgagaccgaaaggtcgagcgtgaatcatatagtagatatgatcaacatagtgatgttcaccattgaaaactattccatctcatgtgatgaccggacatggtttagttgatttggatcacgtgatcacttggatgattagagggatgtctatctaagtgggagttattaagtaatatgattaattaaactttattttgtcatgaacttagtacctgatagtgttttgcatgtctatgttgttatagatcaatggcccgtgctactgttcctttgaa
Protein-coding regions in this window:
- the LOC123165894 gene encoding GEM-like protein 1 codes for the protein MQPAAAEMQPPVGSPTAAPQSETQHPLSPPDPSSPPAPAPAPAPAPEAAADPPSSAPALAPVQLQPQQQHKTVTWSEKLTSESPTYVPAAASAEASQYVSRGPAASSSKGAVEAMKDTLSRWGKSMAETTSMVESLSRDTWQHFKTGPSFTEAAMGRLAQGTKVLAEGGYEKIFKQTFEILPDEQLKMSYACYLSTSAGPVMGVMYISTAKIAFCSDNPLSYKAGNKTEWSYYKVVIPLHQLRTANPSVSKVNPAEKYIQVVSVEGHEFWFMGFLMYDKAVSSLQEALDGARELQP